The following proteins come from a genomic window of Corynebacterium crudilactis:
- a CDS encoding glutaminase, producing the protein MLTMPIPEYLSEILDNVRAHTSGEVADYIPELKSANPHPLAVALCTVDGHIYSSGDDEIEFTMQSISKPFAYALALQECGPTEVFAAVAVEPSGEAFNELSLDGENRPMNPMINAGAIAINQLINGADSTVEDRVEKLRKYFSELAGRELTIDRVLAESELGAADRNMSIAHMLRNYGVIEDEAHDAVLSYTLQCAIKVTARDLAVMTATLAAGGTHPITGKKLLDARVCRLTLSVMASAGMYDEAGQWLSTVGIPAKSGVAGGLIGILPGQLGIATFSPRLNAKGNSVRGVEIFKQLSDDMGLHLMSTEPVSGHAVRSITREGDTTFIRMQGAMNFSASESFLHAIVEHKFQGNLVVLDLSRVLTFHSVAIRMIKEGLKRIRDAGFEVAILDPDDVLPDVRFSDGTVCSQIT; encoded by the coding sequence ATGCTGACGATGCCCATCCCTGAATACCTGAGTGAGATTTTGGATAATGTCCGCGCACACACCTCCGGTGAGGTGGCTGATTATATTCCAGAGTTGAAATCTGCAAACCCACATCCACTGGCAGTAGCGTTGTGCACTGTTGATGGGCATATTTATAGCTCCGGTGATGATGAAATCGAATTCACCATGCAAAGTATTTCTAAGCCCTTTGCCTATGCTTTAGCACTGCAAGAATGTGGCCCAACGGAAGTATTCGCTGCCGTTGCTGTGGAACCATCTGGCGAAGCATTCAACGAGCTCTCCCTCGATGGCGAAAACCGGCCGATGAATCCCATGATCAACGCTGGTGCGATTGCTATTAATCAATTGATCAACGGTGCAGATTCCACGGTAGAAGATCGTGTGGAAAAGCTTCGAAAGTACTTTTCTGAGCTGGCCGGACGCGAACTCACCATCGACCGCGTTTTGGCCGAGTCTGAGCTGGGAGCGGCAGACCGAAACATGTCAATTGCCCACATGCTGCGCAATTACGGCGTGATCGAAGACGAAGCCCATGACGCGGTGCTGAGCTACACCCTGCAATGCGCCATCAAAGTCACAGCGCGCGACCTCGCAGTCATGACAGCAACGCTGGCGGCCGGCGGCACGCATCCCATCACCGGCAAGAAGCTTCTCGACGCCCGCGTCTGTCGGCTCACTCTTTCTGTGATGGCCTCTGCTGGCATGTACGACGAAGCTGGCCAATGGCTCTCCACCGTGGGCATCCCCGCAAAATCAGGTGTTGCAGGAGGTTTGATTGGCATTCTTCCTGGACAATTGGGTATCGCAACATTTTCACCACGCCTTAACGCCAAAGGAAACAGCGTGAGAGGTGTGGAAATATTTAAACAACTCTCCGATGACATGGGCTTGCACCTCATGTCTACCGAACCAGTATCCGGTCACGCTGTGCGATCAATAACCAGAGAAGGCGACACCACCTTTATCCGGATGCAGGGAGCGATGAACTTCTCTGCCAGCGAAAGCTTCCTGCACGCTATTGTGGAGCACAAATTTCAGGGCAATCTGGTGGTCCTCGATTTAAGCCGAGTACTTACATTCCATTCAGTAGCGATCCGCATGATCAAAGAAGGTCTGAAGAGAATCCGGGATGCCGGATTCGAAGTTGCTATTCTTGACCCCGACGATGTCCTGCCCGATGTGCGCTTCTCCGATGGCACAGTGTGCAGCCAAATCACCTAA
- a CDS encoding mannitol dehydrogenase family protein, which produces MSTPLNRKNAALPDSAPVRLVHLGLGAFHRAHQVWYTQKADANWGYASFTGRSAKMSDALTPQDGLYTLVTRSGDGDSPELISSLVEAQPAANVARLVELMADPQVAVVTLTITEAGYHLAADGSLDESNADVASDLAALASDSLEGSLELKTAAGKLVKGLAARKAAEADGIAIMSCDNIAENGPLTAGAVLGLAEKVDADLAAWIKETVTFPSTSIDRITPATEDSLIADVEAQTGFQDNAPVVTEPFASWIIEGEFPAGRPNWENAGVEFVSDIEQFERRKLWLLNGSHSLMAYLGQLRGHATVADAINDSNVRSHVEALWDEAANHLTAEGLNVPGYRRSLIERFENPRIVHNLAQIAIDGATKQRMRAVPILKAELAAGRPGNGAALSIAAWIAYVLGTEEVRDTRASEIEEAKLLDDAPLALLGVLDSELASNEVISTHIKKLVTELS; this is translated from the coding sequence ATGAGCACACCACTAAATCGTAAAAATGCCGCTCTCCCAGATTCTGCTCCTGTTCGTCTTGTTCACCTAGGTCTTGGTGCTTTCCACCGTGCCCACCAGGTCTGGTACACACAAAAAGCTGATGCAAACTGGGGTTATGCTTCTTTCACTGGCCGCAGCGCCAAGATGTCTGATGCACTGACTCCGCAGGATGGCCTGTACACCCTAGTTACCCGTTCCGGTGACGGCGATTCCCCTGAGCTAATTTCCTCCCTCGTGGAGGCACAGCCTGCAGCAAATGTCGCGCGCCTTGTTGAGTTGATGGCAGACCCTCAGGTTGCTGTGGTCACCTTAACCATCACTGAAGCTGGCTACCATTTGGCAGCCGATGGTTCCTTAGATGAAAGCAACGCAGATGTCGCTTCTGACTTGGCTGCATTGGCATCTGATTCTCTTGAAGGTTCTCTTGAGCTGAAGACTGCTGCTGGAAAATTGGTCAAGGGTTTGGCTGCCCGCAAGGCCGCTGAAGCTGACGGAATTGCCATCATGAGCTGCGATAACATTGCAGAAAATGGACCTTTAACTGCCGGAGCTGTGCTCGGGCTGGCAGAGAAGGTTGATGCAGATCTGGCTGCGTGGATCAAGGAAACCGTTACGTTCCCATCCACCTCCATTGACCGCATCACCCCAGCTACTGAAGATTCTTTGATCGCTGATGTAGAGGCACAAACCGGTTTCCAGGACAACGCTCCTGTTGTCACCGAACCATTTGCGTCCTGGATAATCGAAGGTGAATTCCCAGCTGGACGCCCTAATTGGGAAAACGCTGGCGTGGAGTTCGTCTCTGATATTGAGCAATTTGAGCGCCGTAAACTGTGGCTGCTCAATGGTTCACACTCCCTGATGGCTTACCTTGGTCAACTGCGCGGACACGCTACCGTTGCCGATGCCATCAATGACTCCAATGTGCGTTCCCACGTGGAAGCGCTGTGGGATGAGGCAGCAAACCACCTCACCGCCGAAGGCCTCAATGTTCCGGGCTACCGCCGCAGCCTGATCGAGCGTTTTGAAAACCCTCGCATCGTGCACAACTTGGCGCAGATCGCCATCGACGGTGCCACCAAGCAGCGCATGCGCGCAGTACCAATCCTCAAAGCCGAGCTTGCCGCAGGCCGCCCAGGAAACGGTGCAGCGCTGTCCATCGCAGCCTGGATCGCCTATGTCCTAGGCACCGAGGAAGTCCGCGACACCCGCGCGTCCGAAATCGAGGAAGCAAAATTGCTGGACGACGCCCCCCTCGCGCTTTTAGGCGTCCTCGATTCCGAACTCGCGTCAAATGAAGTTATAAGCACCCACATCAAGAAGCTTGTTACTGAGCTCTCTTAA
- the betT gene encoding choline BCCT transporter BetT — MSDNSQSNPGFEEKPKPDMNTQALRETVKRDELGGRQRSPKEEEKRQNRPPVSREELSQGAQVFGEAKVNWWVLGISAAVILAFSVWAMMAPDHAFGTMETIVGFIGENLGWYYVLTVFVVIAFVLWVALSRTGRIRLGPDHSRPHYSLFTWVSMLFAAGVGIDMLFYSVTGPITQYVTPPNAAPESAEAARDAVVWTMFHYGIGGWAMYSLLGMAMGYFAYRWGMPLSIRAALYPLLGKRVKGKAGDAIDIITLVGTVMGVATSMGIGVVLLSVGFSKLFGLPDGLGLQIALVIVAVVITIAACTSGVDKGIRLISELNLWSAGAMILYIIVTGQTSFLLNGMVENIGRFINTLPERSLQTMVYEEGGSDWMAGWTLFFWAFWLAWGPFVGMFLARISRGRTLREFVIAAITVPVLCDFLIVTTFGNSAMFEVLNGNDAFAELAMESPEQGWYTLLEMFPGATFLIGLATLSGLLFYLTSANSGAMVMANFSSSIPDPAQDGAKWLRIFWAIITAILTVAMLLAGGVTTMEYATLIFALPVTIIAYLVMASFLKVLRMERAEMEGRRLHNQHVATDGGNAPEKTWRQRLASMRSYPSQDQVEKFVRVTVEPALKDVHKEFMRLGYETELISDFDPVSNIPTHALLVNIENQRRFQYFVAPVSTPIPTFGGRRAQTEDGYYRLEVFNQTGTEGYDLMGLSKQQIIDDVIDRYETHIAFLTLTFNLDNPSFLTPPQPPVAEPALAEQEENVVTEQQQLELGESDRT; from the coding sequence GTGAGCGATAATTCGCAGAGTAATCCTGGTTTTGAAGAAAAGCCAAAACCGGATATGAACACTCAAGCACTCCGAGAAACTGTTAAACGTGATGAACTTGGTGGCCGCCAGCGCTCACCAAAAGAGGAGGAAAAGCGGCAAAACCGCCCTCCTGTGTCACGCGAAGAATTATCTCAAGGCGCTCAAGTCTTCGGAGAAGCCAAAGTTAACTGGTGGGTCCTAGGCATTAGCGCTGCAGTCATTCTTGCCTTCTCTGTTTGGGCCATGATGGCACCTGATCATGCATTTGGAACGATGGAGACTATCGTCGGATTCATCGGTGAGAATCTTGGCTGGTACTACGTTCTGACAGTATTTGTTGTCATTGCCTTTGTGCTGTGGGTGGCGTTGTCTCGCACGGGTCGTATCCGGTTGGGTCCTGATCATTCACGGCCTCACTACAGTCTTTTTACCTGGGTCTCCATGCTGTTTGCCGCTGGTGTGGGTATCGATATGCTGTTCTACTCAGTAACTGGACCGATTACTCAATATGTCACGCCTCCAAATGCTGCACCTGAATCAGCAGAAGCTGCGCGCGACGCTGTGGTGTGGACAATGTTCCACTATGGCATTGGTGGCTGGGCAATGTATTCACTCTTGGGCATGGCTATGGGCTACTTTGCTTATCGCTGGGGCATGCCACTATCAATCCGTGCGGCGTTATACCCACTTTTAGGCAAGCGGGTGAAAGGTAAAGCTGGTGATGCTATCGATATCATCACCTTGGTCGGTACTGTCATGGGTGTTGCCACATCCATGGGTATCGGCGTCGTTCTGCTCTCTGTAGGATTCTCCAAGCTCTTTGGGTTGCCTGACGGTTTAGGCCTCCAAATCGCACTGGTCATTGTCGCTGTTGTCATTACCATCGCGGCATGTACATCTGGTGTGGATAAGGGCATTCGCCTGATTTCAGAGCTCAACTTGTGGAGTGCTGGCGCGATGATCTTGTACATCATCGTTACTGGACAAACTTCTTTCTTGCTCAACGGCATGGTGGAAAATATTGGCCGATTTATCAACACTCTCCCAGAACGCTCTTTGCAGACCATGGTCTATGAAGAGGGTGGCTCTGACTGGATGGCAGGATGGACGCTATTCTTCTGGGCATTCTGGTTGGCATGGGGGCCGTTCGTCGGAATGTTTCTGGCCCGTATTTCTCGGGGTCGTACCCTGCGAGAATTCGTCATTGCTGCGATTACCGTTCCAGTGCTGTGTGATTTCCTCATTGTCACCACGTTCGGAAACTCAGCAATGTTTGAAGTACTCAACGGCAATGATGCTTTTGCTGAGCTTGCGATGGAATCCCCAGAACAAGGTTGGTACACACTTCTGGAGATGTTCCCAGGAGCCACGTTCCTGATTGGTCTGGCTACACTCTCTGGCTTGTTGTTCTATCTGACATCAGCAAACTCTGGCGCGATGGTCATGGCCAATTTCTCCTCGTCTATTCCAGACCCAGCTCAAGATGGTGCGAAGTGGTTGCGCATTTTCTGGGCTATTATCACCGCGATCCTTACCGTCGCCATGCTGCTAGCTGGTGGTGTGACAACAATGGAATATGCAACGCTTATTTTCGCGCTTCCTGTCACGATCATCGCCTATCTGGTGATGGCTTCCTTCCTCAAAGTATTGCGCATGGAAAGAGCCGAAATGGAAGGCCGTCGTCTACATAATCAACATGTGGCCACTGATGGCGGAAATGCACCAGAAAAGACATGGCGCCAACGTCTGGCAAGCATGCGTTCTTATCCAAGCCAAGATCAGGTGGAGAAGTTTGTGCGGGTAACCGTAGAACCTGCACTGAAGGATGTGCACAAAGAATTCATGCGTCTTGGTTATGAAACTGAACTGATCAGTGATTTTGATCCAGTGTCTAATATTCCAACGCATGCATTGTTGGTAAATATTGAAAACCAGCGTCGTTTCCAATACTTCGTGGCACCAGTATCAACGCCAATTCCAACATTTGGCGGTCGACGTGCGCAGACAGAAGACGGTTATTACAGGCTGGAAGTCTTTAACCAAACAGGCACTGAAGGCTACGATCTCATGGGTCTGAGCAAGCAGCAGATTATTGATGATGTGATTGATCGCTACGAAACGCACATCGCATTCCTCACGCTGACGTTCAACTTGGATAACCCATCCTTCCTGACTCCTCCGCAGCCACCCGTGGCAGAACCTGCACTGGCAGAGCAAGAAGAAAATGTTGTTACTGAACAGCAACAGCTCGAACTAGGAGAATCTGACCGCACTTAA
- a CDS encoding LacI family DNA-binding transcriptional regulator — protein sequence MKNTGEFSDAKATIYDVAKVAGVSPSTVSRAFSQPGRVSFSTAEKIRKAALQVGYGRQVETPAFQRQNTGIIALVAADASNPFFLEIFRGAQHAASTQGYTVVLVDARESATKSREVLEKVIPHADGLLLASSRMDSGEIQKVAREIPTVLMSREVQGIPSVMVDNYDGAAKAVVHLVDQGCRSITYIAGPDKSWADSTRWRGLVDAAAALALAAESGGEASKSAISISRSVTIQPNRMRHLIKPKVKTISVESPDFVGGRRAFEEWMKDQSDAVISFNDMVALGFMQQARIAGVKIPEDVAVVGFDNTEISVLSTPSLTTVAGPLRAVGRVATANLIALLKGMKAPLMSKPRELPTRLIVRESSIKTSPNMKHTS from the coding sequence ATGAAAAACACCGGGGAGTTCAGCGATGCAAAGGCAACTATTTATGATGTTGCTAAAGTTGCTGGCGTCTCCCCTTCCACTGTATCCAGGGCCTTTTCTCAGCCTGGGCGGGTGAGTTTTTCCACCGCGGAGAAAATCCGCAAGGCAGCCCTTCAAGTTGGTTATGGCCGGCAGGTGGAAACTCCCGCTTTCCAGCGTCAAAACACGGGCATCATCGCACTAGTTGCAGCGGATGCTTCGAATCCCTTCTTCTTGGAAATTTTCCGAGGCGCGCAGCATGCTGCCAGCACCCAGGGCTATACAGTGGTGCTTGTCGACGCCCGGGAGTCTGCAACAAAGTCCAGGGAGGTGCTGGAAAAGGTCATTCCTCACGCCGATGGCTTATTGCTGGCCTCTTCGAGAATGGATTCTGGTGAGATTCAAAAAGTAGCGCGGGAAATTCCTACTGTATTAATGAGCCGCGAGGTCCAGGGCATTCCCAGTGTCATGGTGGATAATTACGACGGTGCGGCGAAAGCTGTTGTGCATTTGGTTGACCAAGGGTGTCGTTCCATTACATATATTGCGGGCCCGGATAAGTCTTGGGCTGATTCCACGCGCTGGCGTGGGCTCGTTGATGCAGCAGCGGCGCTGGCGCTGGCCGCGGAAAGCGGTGGGGAGGCGTCGAAAAGCGCTATTTCCATTTCTCGAAGCGTGACGATACAGCCAAACCGCATGCGACATTTGATTAAGCCGAAGGTAAAAACCATTTCGGTAGAAAGCCCAGATTTTGTTGGTGGGCGGCGTGCTTTTGAGGAATGGATGAAGGATCAAAGCGATGCCGTGATCAGTTTTAATGACATGGTGGCGCTTGGTTTTATGCAACAAGCGAGGATTGCGGGCGTGAAAATTCCGGAAGATGTGGCGGTTGTGGGCTTTGATAATACGGAAATTTCCGTGCTGAGCACTCCTTCGCTGACAACTGTCGCCGGGCCGTTGCGTGCAGTTGGCCGTGTGGCAACCGCGAATCTCATCGCACTGCTCAAAGGTATGAAAGCACCATTGATGTCTAAACCTCGTGAGTTGCCTACGCGTCTCATCGTGCGGGAATCTTCCATCAAAACCTCGCCGAATATGAAACATACATCATAA
- a CDS encoding cytidylate kinase family protein, translating into MTTKVKKPPAGGNLPAHRVVTYALGDVANNLMFSMTSMFIMVYMTEIVGISAAVAGTIYGVTKIWAGAADLIAGQTVDRFQTKWGRLRPWILFGSTPLAIVFVLLFSTPAGLSGASAIAWIFLLDALFQICYSFVNIPYGSLSASMTQDPVDRSRLSGARSIASSFASVLLSAVVSPQFADSSADNMRLTFTITCLVLGVIAVALYLICFSNSREVVPRPEGKISFKTTFTMIRQNRPLLILCASTLFLLSAMFTSNAVAMYYTRDVLGNAAWFTWLMLAQTIGTVLIATLIPSITIRIGKRNGFMLGALVVIVGYSLVFLIPNGQLLPAMFTWFLLGVGTGCTNALIFSMEADTVDYGEWNSGIRAEGGTYSVVSFIRKCGQGIGGWIGGAVIAGFGYVSMSQAGQSDNALMGIRIATGAIPAGFAIAALLVIIAYKLDTNKHGEIISELNERRMQSAVADRHGLSSEQVQVSELGDGRNTIIRPIGADHPPIITVFGQRGSGASDIAPMIAERMGVTYIGQAFSSDTLAQVDKKDLISDSSFSRWLRTVSFGSTQDADMAAASHLSANHKLAEQNTNDVLESVADGGVMLGRNGALVLGPVVGTLHVKFIAPLSKRIERVTHKTGLSESAAAEQCSLEDRLREEMSYALYQWNPGRDENYDLIINTGSMTYAQIVDLVAETYARKYPLHARIIPNNSSK; encoded by the coding sequence GTGACTACCAAAGTCAAGAAGCCACCGGCAGGTGGAAACCTTCCTGCACACCGCGTTGTAACGTATGCACTTGGCGATGTCGCCAACAACCTCATGTTCAGCATGACCTCGATGTTCATCATGGTGTACATGACAGAAATCGTTGGCATCTCAGCAGCTGTCGCCGGCACTATTTACGGTGTCACCAAAATCTGGGCCGGTGCTGCCGACCTGATTGCTGGCCAAACTGTAGACCGCTTCCAAACCAAATGGGGCCGACTCCGCCCGTGGATTCTCTTCGGCTCTACCCCACTGGCTATTGTCTTCGTTCTGCTCTTTAGTACCCCGGCAGGCCTGAGTGGTGCCAGTGCCATCGCTTGGATTTTCCTCCTAGATGCACTGTTCCAAATCTGCTATTCCTTTGTGAACATCCCTTATGGTTCTTTGTCTGCATCCATGACACAAGATCCCGTGGATCGCTCCAGGCTTTCTGGTGCTCGTTCCATCGCCAGCTCTTTTGCCAGTGTGTTGCTCTCAGCGGTTGTATCCCCACAATTTGCTGATTCCTCGGCAGATAATATGCGACTAACGTTTACCATCACCTGTTTGGTCCTTGGTGTTATCGCAGTTGCGCTCTATCTGATCTGTTTCTCTAATTCACGTGAAGTAGTGCCCCGCCCTGAAGGAAAAATCTCCTTCAAAACTACATTCACAATGATTCGCCAGAACCGCCCACTCTTGATTCTGTGTGCAAGTACGCTCTTCCTATTGAGCGCAATGTTCACTAGCAACGCAGTGGCCATGTATTACACCCGCGATGTTCTGGGCAATGCTGCGTGGTTTACCTGGCTGATGCTGGCACAAACCATTGGCACCGTCCTGATCGCAACCTTGATTCCTTCCATCACGATCCGAATCGGTAAGCGTAACGGCTTCATGCTCGGCGCACTTGTCGTTATCGTTGGATATTCCTTAGTCTTCCTCATTCCTAATGGTCAGCTCCTTCCAGCAATGTTTACCTGGTTCCTCCTAGGAGTTGGTACCGGTTGTACAAATGCGCTGATCTTCTCCATGGAAGCAGACACTGTTGATTACGGCGAATGGAACTCCGGTATCCGCGCCGAAGGTGGCACCTACTCTGTTGTTTCCTTCATCCGTAAATGTGGACAGGGCATCGGCGGCTGGATCGGTGGCGCAGTCATTGCTGGCTTTGGCTATGTCTCCATGTCGCAAGCAGGCCAAAGCGACAATGCGTTGATGGGTATCCGCATCGCAACTGGTGCTATTCCTGCTGGTTTCGCTATAGCTGCACTCCTGGTCATCATCGCCTACAAGCTAGATACCAATAAGCACGGTGAGATCATCTCCGAACTCAACGAACGTCGCATGCAATCCGCGGTTGCTGATCGCCATGGACTTTCCTCTGAACAAGTGCAGGTCTCTGAGCTCGGAGATGGCCGAAACACCATCATCCGCCCTATCGGCGCCGATCACCCACCCATCATCACAGTGTTTGGCCAGCGCGGCTCAGGCGCTTCTGATATCGCACCAATGATCGCAGAACGCATGGGTGTCACCTATATCGGCCAGGCTTTCAGCTCCGATACCTTGGCTCAAGTTGATAAAAAAGATCTAATTTCCGATAGCAGCTTCAGCCGTTGGCTACGCACTGTGTCCTTCGGATCTACCCAAGATGCCGACATGGCTGCAGCTTCCCATCTCTCGGCCAACCATAAATTGGCAGAACAAAACACCAATGATGTACTCGAATCTGTTGCTGATGGTGGCGTGATGCTCGGCCGAAACGGTGCTTTGGTACTGGGACCTGTTGTGGGCACGTTGCATGTCAAATTCATTGCCCCATTGAGCAAGCGTATTGAACGTGTCACGCACAAGACTGGGCTGTCCGAATCCGCTGCTGCTGAGCAATGTAGCCTCGAAGACCGTCTGCGCGAAGAAATGTCTTATGCCTTGTACCAATGGAATCCTGGCCGAGATGAAAACTACGATCTCATTATTAACACCGGATCTATGACCTACGCACAGATTGTGGATCTAGTCGCGGAGACCTATGCACGGAAGTATCCGCTGCACGCAAGGATCATCCCAAATAACAGCAGTAAATAA
- the uxaC gene encoding glucuronate isomerase translates to MTTSHASHPDRLLPADPGTRDIARRLLAHVEDLPIISPHGHLEASMFVKDEAFSDPTSLLISPDHYLTRMMHSAGVDLADLRVGGTEGKSPREAWRIFLSHWDLYAGTATGYWVEQEFEHVFGINPDRLSVGTPENADAIFDELSDTLAKPDFRPRALAEQFNLEVLATTDDPLDDLADHKALAEDPTFSPRVLPTFRPDAYTKMYNAGWAEKTTKLIDTAGDGKQGWEGYLQAMRNRRQYFIEHGATSADHGLHDTDTTPLSHEDAQKILDKGYAGTATLAEMRAFEANTTYRFAEMCQDDGLVMTIHPGVYRNHSASAQKKFGADIGADIPFQMEFTNGLRPLLSDFGENKDFHFVMFTIDESVYSREVAPLAGYYPAAYVGAPWWFIDEIDAMNRFRSATTGTTGFSRYSGFIDDTRAYCSIPARHNTSRRVEANYLARLVAEHRISENRAAEIIVDLIDASPRRVFKL, encoded by the coding sequence ATGACTACTTCACATGCATCACACCCCGATCGGTTGCTGCCAGCCGATCCCGGCACTCGTGACATTGCACGTCGCCTTTTAGCACACGTTGAAGATTTACCAATCATCTCCCCGCATGGACACCTCGAAGCATCCATGTTCGTGAAAGATGAAGCCTTTTCCGATCCCACCAGCCTGCTGATCAGCCCAGATCACTACCTCACTCGCATGATGCACTCTGCCGGTGTTGATTTAGCTGATCTGCGCGTTGGCGGAACTGAAGGCAAAAGCCCACGCGAAGCATGGCGCATTTTCCTCTCCCATTGGGATCTTTATGCAGGCACCGCCACCGGCTATTGGGTAGAACAAGAATTTGAGCATGTCTTTGGCATCAACCCAGATCGCCTCAGCGTAGGCACCCCGGAAAACGCAGACGCCATCTTTGATGAACTCTCCGACACTCTTGCCAAGCCAGATTTCCGCCCACGCGCATTGGCTGAGCAGTTCAACTTGGAAGTCCTGGCTACCACCGATGACCCACTAGATGATCTCGCTGATCACAAGGCACTAGCAGAAGATCCAACTTTCTCCCCTCGCGTGCTGCCTACTTTCCGCCCAGATGCGTACACCAAAATGTACAACGCAGGTTGGGCAGAAAAAACCACCAAGCTGATCGATACCGCAGGTGATGGCAAGCAGGGCTGGGAGGGTTACCTCCAGGCAATGCGCAACCGCCGCCAGTACTTCATCGAGCACGGTGCTACCTCTGCAGACCACGGCCTGCACGACACTGACACCACTCCGCTGAGCCACGAAGATGCGCAGAAGATCCTGGACAAGGGCTATGCTGGCACCGCAACGTTGGCTGAAATGCGCGCCTTTGAGGCAAACACCACCTACCGTTTCGCAGAAATGTGCCAGGACGATGGTTTGGTCATGACCATTCATCCAGGTGTCTACCGCAACCACTCCGCATCCGCGCAAAAGAAATTCGGTGCTGATATCGGAGCAGATATTCCATTCCAGATGGAATTCACCAATGGTCTACGCCCACTGCTCAGTGATTTCGGTGAGAACAAAGACTTCCACTTTGTCATGTTCACCATCGATGAGTCCGTATATTCACGCGAAGTAGCTCCACTTGCTGGCTATTACCCAGCAGCATATGTCGGTGCTCCATGGTGGTTCATCGACGAGATCGATGCCATGAACCGCTTCCGTTCAGCCACCACCGGCACCACCGGTTTCTCCCGCTACTCCGGCTTCATCGATGACACCCGCGCATACTGCTCGATTCCTGCGCGCCACAACACCTCTCGTCGCGTCGAAGCCAATTACTTGGCACGTCTGGTTGCAGAGCACCGTATTTCAGAAAACCGCGCTGCAGAAATCATCGTGGACCTAATTGATGCTTCCCCAAGAAGGGTTTTCAAACTATGA